The proteins below are encoded in one region of Centropristis striata isolate RG_2023a ecotype Rhode Island chromosome 12, C.striata_1.0, whole genome shotgun sequence:
- the tmsb2 gene encoding thymosin beta, giving the protein MSDKPDMTEIARFDKTKLKKTETKEKNPLPTKETIEQERKGDATP; this is encoded by the exons ATGTCTGACAAGCCTGACATGACTGAGATCGCCCGTTTCGACAAGACAAAGCTGAAGAAGACagagacaaaagagaaaaaccCTCTGCCCACCAAAGAGA CCATCGAGCAAGAGAGGAAAGGCGATGCCACACCTTGA
- the LOC131982024 gene encoding protein Wnt-8-like, which yields MVHLLFWLLPLLYKMCPGHAWVANNFLMTGPKAYLTYARSVQGGAQTGIEECKHQFAWDRWNCPDSATQLKGLKRATRETSFVHAISAAGVMYTLTRNCSLGDLDNCGCDVSKNGKIGGRGWLWGGCSDNVDFGERISKQYVDAQETGQDSRAAVNLHNNAAGRLAVKATMKRICRCHGMSESCSVKTCWTQLSDFREIGNYLKMKHSHAQKLDIDKKRARAGNSADNRGAIVDAFGSVAPTELIYLEDSPDYCKKNTSLGLYGTEGRECVQHGEGLTQWERRSCRRLCHECGLRVEEKRTEVVSSCNCKFHWCCTVNCEDCSQVIVKHVCAKREASDGHGFRRRYRGPK from the exons ATGgtgcatttattattttggcTCCTGCCTCTTTTATACAAAATGTGTCCGGGACATGCTTG GGTGGCCAATAACTTTCTTATGACGGGACCCAAG GCCTATCTCACCTATGCAAGAAGCGTGCAGGGAGGCGCACAGACTGGGATCGAGGAGTGCAAACACCAGTTTGCGTGGGATAGATGGAACTGTCCCGACAGCGCAACTCAGCTCAAAGGACTCAAACGAG CCACCAGAGAGACCTCTTTCGTCCACGCCATCAGTGCAGCGGGAGTCATGTACACTCTGACCAGGAACTGTAGTCTGGGAGACCTCGATAACTGCGGCTGTGATGTCTCCAAGAACGGAAAAATTG GTGGTCGTGGTTGGTTGTGGGGAGGTTGCAGTGATAACGTGGATTTCGGGGAGAGGATTTCCAAACAGTACGTGGATGCGCAGGAGACAGGTCAGGACTCCAGGGCTGCTGTCAACCTGCACAACAACGCGGCTGGCCGGCTG GCCGTGAAGGCAACAATGAAGCGGATCTGTAGGTGCCATGGCATGTCTGAGAGCTGCAGTGTCAAAACCTGCTGGACTCAGCTGTCAGATTTCAGAGAGATCGGCAACTACCTGAAGATGAAGCACAGCCATGCCCAAAAACTGGACATCGACAAAAAGCGTGCGCGCGCGGGCAACAGCGCAGACAACCGAGGTGCCATCGTGGACGCGTTTGGCAGCGTGGCCCCGACGGAGCTCATCTACCTGGAGGACTCCCCGGACTACTGCAAGAAGAACACCAGCCTGGGGCTGTACGGCACCGAGGGCCGGGAGTGTGTGCAGCACGGAGAGGGTCTAACGCAGTGGGAGAGGCGCAGCTGCCGCAGGTTGTGTCATGAATGCGGCCTGAGGGTGGAGGAGAAGCGCACGGAGGTTGTCAGCAGCTGCAACTGCAAATTCCACTGGTGCTGCACGGTGAACTGTGAGGACTGCTCTCAGGTTATAGTAAAACATGTGTGCGCCAAGAGGGAAGCTTCTGATGGCCACGGCTTCAGACGGAGATACCGTGGACCCAAGTGA
- the lcp2b gene encoding LOW QUALITY PROTEIN: lymphocyte cytosolic protein 2 (The sequence of the model RefSeq protein was modified relative to this genomic sequence to represent the inferred CDS: inserted 2 bases in 1 codon; substituted 2 bases at 2 genomic stop codons): MSLNNVPSKSEVMGWNPKNLANYMRRLKLSGCDKLVIKSSITGAWFMVSVHVSLEAFIPMXYSXKYYSTNTILYXYSNYIIQQMTACDLQVFPGLYVPIITKIQNEINNGEQKRTFGLKSLGKKSPKQVFVQEEEVWDSDEFDNDSDHDYEGPDEEQKDDSYICALTELLTAEEEDSDEIYEDHERPSPTDIMKPQRPPRGDKLPDSQYLVPVPVERTSKPPQPCPPRMMHTPQRPSRAPGDSIQPTLHIDRSKKPGHSGQTDLTKSKGSAVKAPCSPTSNIPKPRVPKHADVSNRAGKLLPAPPVPKLPDEINNSIPQPSKGLDPSWYGGKVTRHQAEAALREVNKDGAFVVRDSTQGAVEHPYTLMLLKQGKVYNIMIRSQGNFFSLGKSHKDTKSFPGVREMITHHAHTPLLLIDATDQSSEAKSQCCLLHPAGL, translated from the exons ATGAGTTTAAACAATGTTCCTTCAAAATCGGAGGTGATGGGATGGAATCCCAAAAATCTGGCCAACTACATGAGGAGG CTAAAATTATCCGGCTGTGACAAATTGGTGATAAAGAGCAGCATAACTGGAGCATGGTTCATGGTAAGTGTGCATGTATCTCTGGAGGCCTTTATACCTATGTAATATTC GAAATACTATTCTACTAATACTATTCTTTATTAATATTCGAATTATATCATCCAGCAAATGACTGCATGTGACCTTCAAGTATTCCCCGGCCTTTATGTCCC AATAATTACTAAGATCCAAAATGAAATCAACAACGGGGAACAGAAGAGGACGTTTGGTCTTAA aTCGTTGGGAAAAAAGTCCCCCAAACAAG TATTTGTACAGGAGGAAGAAGTTTGGGACTCTGATGAGTTT GACAATGACAGTGATCATGACTATGAAGGACCGGACGAGGAGCAAAAGGACGACAGCTACATCTGTGCTCTGACTGAGCTGCTAACAGCTGAGGAAGAAGACAGTGATGAGATCTATGAAGACCACGAGAGGCCTTCCCCCACAGACATCATGAAGCCACAACGCCCTCCAAGAGGGGATAAACTTCCTGACAGTCAGTACT TAGTTCCTGTTCCTGTTGAAAGGACTTCAAAACCTCCACAACCTTGTCCACCAAGAATGATGCATACCCCTCAGAGACCTTCCAGAGCACCAGGTGACT CCATCCAACCCACTCTGCACATTGACAGGAGCAAGAAGCCTGGACATTCTGGTCAGACAGACCTTACAAAATCAA AGGGCAGTGCTGTCAAGGCTCCTTGCTCACCCACAAGCAATATCCCTAAACCAAGAGTCCCCAAACATGCAGATGTATCCAACAG GGCAGGTAAACTccttccagctcctcctgtgCCAAAACTGCCTGATGAGATTAACAATTCAATACCCCAACCAAGTAAG GGTTTGGATCCCAGCTGGTATGGAGGAAAGGTGACCAGACATCAAGCGGAAGCTGCTCTCAGAGAGGTGAACAAG gaTGGGGCATTTGTGGTAAGGGACAGCACCCAAGGGGCAGTTGAGCACCCCTACACCCTAATGCTGCTGAAACAAGGCAAGGTTTACAACATAATGATCCGTAGCCAAGGCAACTTCTTCTCTCTCGGCAAAAGCCACAAAGACACCAAG AGTTTCCCCGGGGTGAGGGAGATGATTACCCATCACGCACACACCCCGCTGCTGCTCATTGATGCCACAGACCAAAGCTCTGAAGCGAAGAGCCAGTGCTGTCTGCTGCACCCTGCGGGACTCTGA
- the syce3 gene encoding synaptonemal complex central element protein 3, with protein MDASSPLPELPQESIEDVLELTKDLEIIIDAVENMSVQLTWMGYDMVAVRTSPELGVSMQKLEEAFHRCKAFICGDQEPTATTPTRM; from the exons ATGGACGCTTCATCTCCGCTGCCCGAGCTGCCTCAGGAAAGCATTGAGGACGTGTTAGAGCTGACCAAGGACTTGGAGATTATTATAGACGCCGTTGAAAATATGTCAG TGCAGCTGACTTGGATGGGTTATGACATGGTGGCAGTGCGGACCAGTCCTGAGCTTGGGGTCTCCATGCAGAAACTGGAAGAAGCCTTTCATAGATGTAAAGCTTTTATCTGTGGAGACCAAGAGCCTACTGCCACAACACCTACACGGATGTAA
- the foxi3b gene encoding forkhead box protein I3b, which translates to MSSFEAQGQSPPRCGPQFPSLGQEPPELSMYSDCYYPPPSLPSPQRTTPTSYDLSDYTTSSPNPYLWFNGSGINTPPYLATTGPPGNPGPPFVPQHYGMQRPYLGPAGAGGPGGELSWFSLPSQEDLMKLVRPPYSYSALIAMAIHGAPDRRLTLSQIYQYVADNFPFYNKSKAGWQNSIRHNLSLNDCFKKVPRDEDDPGKGNYWTLDPNCEKMFDNGNFRRKRKRKSDSLAGGDGGSGAPESGDSERGSPKHSNTLNISPTPDRIPSPSSSGPTPCLSSFLSEMSGVTAGAANEVGADGLSRPLHLPLDGPHRPTQPGSFSSYSPSSGGSEWVPQVAAPSVLSSSPTHSSLGYTSPILSQYSGSSGHFYPNLSSTGIIYHREGTEV; encoded by the exons ATGTCTTCATTTGAGGCCCAGGGCCAGTCTCCTCCTCGGTGTGGCCCACAGTTCCCTAGCCTGGGCCAGGAGCCCCCGGAGCTCAGCATGTACAGCGACTGTTACTACCCTCCTCCTTCACTGCCAAGTCCTCAGCGCACCACTCCGACCTCCTACGACCTGAGCGACTACACCACGTCCTCCCCGAACCCTTACCTCTGGTTCAACGGCTCCGGCATCAACACACCGCCATATCTGGCTACCACCGGCCCGCCCGGTAACCCCGGCCCTCCCTTTGTCCCTCAGCACTACGGCATGCAGAGGCCCTACCTGGGTCctgctggagccgggggtccaGGAGGGGAGCTGAGCTGGTTCTCTCTCCCCTCACAAGAAGACCTAATGAAGCTGGTCAGGCCACCATACTCCTACTCGGCACTCATCGCCATGGCTATCCACGGGGCACCAGACAGGAGGCTGACGTTGAGTCAGATTTACCAGTACGTCGCTGACAACTTCCCTTTCTATAACAAGAGTAAAGCAGGATGGCAGAATTCCATCAGGCACAACCTGTCACTCAATGACTGCTTCAAGAAAGTACCAAGAGATGAGGATGATCCag GCAAGGGCAACTACTGGACTCTTGACCCAAACTGCGAAAAGATGTTTGACAACGGAAACTTCCGCCGCAAAAGGAAGAGAAAGTCTGACTCCCTGGCTGGTGGAGATGGCGGCTCAGGGGCTCCAGAGTCCGGTGACAGCGAGAGGGGCAGCCCCAAACACTCAAATACCCTCAACATCTCCCCCACGCCGGACAGGATCCCCTCCCCTTCATCGTCAGGCCCCACACCTTGTCTCAGCAGCTTCTTATCTGAGATGTCTGGAGTGACAGCCGGAGCAGCTAATGAGGTGGGAGCTGATGGGCTGAGCAGGCCGCTGCACCTTCCTTTAGACGGGCCTCATAGACCCACGCAACCTGGAAGCTTTAGTAGCTACTCCCCCAGCTCAGGTGGCTCAGAGTGGGTACCACAAGTGGCAGCTCCCTCTGTGCTCTCCTCTTCACCCACCCACTCTTCCCTAGGCTACACTAGCCCCATCCTCAGCCAGTACAGTGGGTCAAGTGGCCATTTCTACCCTAACCTGAGCTCGACAGGAATCATCTACCACCGTGAGGGCACAGAGGTTTAA
- the LOC131982026 gene encoding protein Wnt-8a-like, translating into MGPLHLLPAVVLSMCCHVHFTLAWTVNNFLMTGPKAFLTYAGSVQVGAQSGIHECKHQFAWERWNCPENTLQLSTHNGLRSATRETSFVHAISAAGVMYTLTKNCSMGDFDNCGCDDSRIGQTGGRGWIWGGCSDNVAFGEKISKQFVDALEGGHDSRAAVNLHNNEAGRLAIKATMRRACKCHGVSGSCSIQTCWMQLADFREVGNYLKTKHEHAKKLEMDKKPARVGNSADNRGAMAHAFRGIPRTELIYLEDSPDYCVKNQSVGFPGTEGRECLKGSKNMSQWERKSCRRLCFDCGLKVVEKRIEVVSSCNCKFHWCCTVKCDKCTQVVTKYYCARKEGVRKPHNKTKRRHRARRH; encoded by the exons ATGGGACCTTTGCATCTCCTTCCAGCCGTGGTTCTGTCCATGTGCTGTCATGTTCACTTTACATTAGCTTG gACGGTGAATAACTTCCTCATGACTGGACCTAAG GCCTTTCTGACATATGCAGGCAGTGTGCAAGTGGGCGCACAAAGTGGAATACATGAGTGTAAACACCAGTTTGCGTGGGAGAGATGGAACTGCCCAGAAAACACGCTCCAGTTATCCACACACAATGGCCTTCGAAGTG CCACAAGGGAAACATCTTTTGTCCACGCCATTAGCGCGGCTGGAGTGATGTACACGCTCACTAAGAACTGCAGTATGGGAGACTTTGACAACTGCGGCTGTGACGACTCCAGAATTGGACAGACAG GTGGAAGAGGGTGGATTTGGGGAGGCTGCAGTGACAATGTGGCGTTTGGAGAAAAGATCTCCAAACAGTTTGTGGACGCGCTGGAAGGTGGGCATGACTCTCGCGCAGCAGTCAACCTGCATAACAACGAGGCAGGCAGACTG GCAATCAAAGCTACCATGAGGAGAGCCTGTAAGTGTCACGGAGTGTCTGGCAGCTGCAGCATCCAAACCTGCTGGATGCAGCTGGCCGACTTCAGAGAGGTGGGCAACTACCTGAAGACGAAGCACGAGCATGCAAAGAAGCTGGAGATGGACAAGAAGCCGGCGAGGGTTGGGAACAGCGCGGATAACAGAGGAGCCATGGCGCACGCTTTTAGGGGTATCCCCCGTACTGAGCTCATTTACCTAGAAGACTCTCCTGATTACTGCGTTAAGAACCAGAGCGTGGGATTTCCGGGCACCGAGGGGCGGGAGTGTCTAAAAGGTAGCAAGAACATGTCCCAGTGGGAGAGGAAGAGCTGCCGCAGGCTGTGCTTTGACTGCGGCCTCAAAGTTGTGGAGAAGCGCATTGAGGTTGTCAGCAGCTGCAACTGCAAATTTCACTGGTGCTGCACCGTGAAGTGTGACAAATGCACGCAAGTTGTTACTAAATATTACTGTGCACGTAAAGAAGGTGTCAGGAAACCTCATAATAAAACGAAGCGCAGACACCGTGCGCGCCGGCACTGA